A genomic region of Enterobacter hormaechei ATCC 49162 contains the following coding sequences:
- the glgX gene encoding glycogen debranching protein GlgX: MTQLTAGKPEPLGASFDGKGVNFTLFSAHAERVELCVFDGEGNEHRYDLPARTGDTWHGYLAGGRPGMHYGFRVHGPWEPAQGHWFNPAKLLIDPCAHRVDGEFKDDPLFHVGYGEPDHRDSASVAPKSVVVHDLYDWEDDAPPQTPWGNTVIYEAHVKGLTYLHPSIPKEMRGTYKALGHSTMVAYLKHLGITALELLPVAHFASEPRLQRLGLSNYWGYNPLAMFALDPRYAVHPEKARDEFRDAVKALHAAGIEVILDVVLNHSAESDLDGPTLSQRGIDNRSYYWIRDDGDYENWTGCGNTLNLSHPAVTHYAYECLKYWVETFHVDGFRFDLAPVMGRTPAFSQQAPLFEAIKNCPVLSRVKLIAEPWDIGEGGYQVGNFPPLFAEWNDHYRDAIRRFWLTRDLSLGEFAGRFAGSSDLFKRDGKRPSATINLVTAHDGFTLRDCVCFNQKHNEANGEENRDGTNDNHSFNHGIEGLGGSLDVIERRRASVHALLTTLLLSQGTPMLLAGDEHGHSQHGNNNAYCQDNTLTWLDWGEANSGLTHFTAALIHLRQQIPALTADRWWEEGDGNVRWLNQDAQPLSAQEWQHGVPRLQILLSDTWLVTLNATDDVAEIVLPDGEWRAVPPFAGADNPVVMAVWHGPAHGVCVFQR; this comes from the coding sequence ATGACACAGCTCACGGCAGGTAAACCCGAACCGCTCGGGGCAAGTTTTGACGGAAAGGGGGTTAACTTCACGCTCTTTTCCGCCCATGCGGAGCGGGTGGAACTCTGTGTGTTTGACGGGGAAGGTAACGAGCACCGTTACGATTTACCGGCGCGCACGGGGGATACCTGGCATGGTTACCTGGCCGGAGGACGGCCGGGGATGCACTACGGTTTTCGCGTTCACGGCCCCTGGGAGCCTGCTCAGGGACACTGGTTTAACCCGGCGAAGCTGCTGATTGACCCGTGCGCGCACCGCGTCGACGGCGAGTTTAAAGACGACCCGCTGTTCCACGTTGGCTATGGCGAACCTGACCACCGCGACAGCGCGTCCGTCGCGCCTAAAAGCGTGGTGGTGCACGATCTCTATGACTGGGAAGACGATGCCCCGCCGCAGACGCCGTGGGGCAATACCGTGATTTATGAAGCCCACGTCAAAGGGCTGACGTATCTGCACCCGTCGATCCCCAAAGAGATGCGCGGCACCTATAAAGCGCTTGGGCATTCGACGATGGTCGCTTACCTGAAGCACTTAGGCATCACCGCGCTGGAGCTGTTGCCGGTGGCGCATTTCGCCAGCGAGCCGCGCCTTCAGCGTCTTGGGTTAAGCAACTACTGGGGCTACAACCCGCTGGCGATGTTCGCCCTCGACCCGCGCTACGCGGTGCATCCCGAGAAGGCGCGGGATGAGTTTCGTGATGCGGTGAAGGCGCTTCACGCGGCGGGGATTGAGGTCATTCTGGACGTGGTACTGAACCACAGTGCGGAAAGCGATCTTGACGGTCCGACGCTCTCACAGCGCGGAATCGATAACCGTAGCTATTATTGGATCAGGGACGACGGCGATTACGAGAACTGGACCGGGTGCGGTAACACCCTCAATCTCAGTCATCCGGCGGTCACGCATTACGCGTATGAGTGCCTGAAATACTGGGTTGAGACCTTCCACGTGGACGGTTTTCGTTTCGACCTGGCGCCGGTGATGGGGCGTACCCCGGCGTTCAGCCAGCAGGCGCCGCTGTTTGAGGCGATAAAAAACTGCCCGGTGCTTTCCCGGGTGAAGCTCATCGCAGAGCCATGGGATATCGGTGAGGGCGGTTATCAGGTGGGGAACTTTCCGCCCCTGTTTGCCGAGTGGAACGACCACTACCGCGATGCCATCCGCCGCTTCTGGCTGACGCGCGATCTGTCGTTAGGGGAGTTCGCCGGACGCTTTGCTGGCTCCAGCGATCTCTTTAAGCGCGACGGAAAACGTCCGTCGGCCACCATTAACCTGGTGACGGCGCACGACGGTTTTACGCTGCGCGACTGCGTTTGTTTCAATCAGAAACACAATGAGGCAAACGGCGAAGAGAATCGCGATGGGACTAACGATAACCATAGCTTTAACCATGGTATAGAAGGGTTAGGCGGAAGTCTGGATGTGATCGAGCGGCGACGCGCCAGCGTTCATGCGCTGCTGACGACGCTTTTGTTATCGCAGGGTACGCCGATGCTGCTGGCGGGTGACGAACACGGCCACAGCCAGCACGGCAACAATAACGCCTATTGCCAGGATAACACCCTGACCTGGCTTGACTGGGGAGAAGCGAACAGCGGGTTGACCCATTTCACCGCGGCGCTGATCCATCTTCGCCAGCAAATCCCCGCGCTCACCGCCGACCGCTGGTGGGAGGAGGGCGACGGCAACGTTCGCTGGCTGAATCAAGACGCGCAACCGTTAAGCGCGCAAGAGTGGCAACACGGCGTACCACGTTTGCAAATCCTGCTGTCGGATACGTGGCTGGTGACGCTGAACGCGACGGACGACGTCGCTGAGATTGTTTTACCTGACGGGGAGTGGCGAGCTGTTCCCCCCTTTGCCGGAGCGGATAATCCGGTAGTAATGGCTGTCTGGCACGGGCCTGCGCACGGAGTGTGCGTATTCCAAAGATGA